The following proteins are co-located in the Penaeus vannamei isolate JL-2024 chromosome 34, ASM4276789v1, whole genome shotgun sequence genome:
- the LOC113817281 gene encoding uncharacterized protein has translation MRVVAVFVWAVAGAAWALEEGGVGSLYDQYFPPLHPNCAQSLTDLLLRQESQLRESAGILKEILSETKGSLATEASCSGTFRKFGGTCLYLAKDVKKTWDAARTFCQDLGGDLAVFRDANALAEAIEYAKALGESFSSTVHVLLFIHVLINTFFISFEDDNGCYVMVMSQTTIIVPRITTSTTNSFIITLVNNRSMHCIHTRALTILYIDKLVMYDTHRILQVARATGILYQYFYATLKICT, from the exons ATGCGTGTGGTGGCAGTGTTTGTGTGGGCGGTGGCAGGGGCGGCGTGGGCGCTGGAAGAGGGCGGCGTGGGCAGTCTTTACGATCagtactttcctcctcttcaccctaatTGTGCCCAG AGTCTCACAGACCTCTTGTTGCGCCAAGAAAGCCAGCTTAGAGAATCTGCAGGAATACTGAAGGAGATCCTGTCAGAAACCAAAGGCTCCTTGGCGAcag AAGCCTCCTGCTCAGGCACCTTCCGAAAGTTCGGTGGAACGTGTCTGTACCTTGCCAAGGACGTCAAAAAAACTTGGGATGCTGCTCGGACCTTCTGCCAGGACCTGGGAGGAGACTTGGCCGTGTTCCGCGACGCCAACGCACTCGCAGAGGCTATTGAATACGCTAAAGCTTTAGGCGAGTCATTTTCCTCTACAGTGCATGTCTTATTATTCATTCATGTCCTCATAAATACatttttcatatcatttgaaGATGACAATGGGTGCTACGTGATGGTAATGAGTCAGACGACAATTATAGTGCCACGCATAACGACGAGTACAACGAACAGTTTCATTATTACATTGGTAAATAATCGTAGCATGCATTGCATACATACAAGAGCATTAACAATTCTTTATATCGACAAGCTtgttat GTATGATACTCATCGCATCCTACAGGTGGCTCGTGCAACAGGTATTCTGTACCAATACTTTTATGCTACATTAAAGATATGCACTTAA